The Pygocentrus nattereri isolate fPygNat1 chromosome 17, fPygNat1.pri, whole genome shotgun sequence genome window below encodes:
- the LOC108425907 gene encoding galectin-9-like, producing the protein MAYHQQQQPFYNPRVPFSGSIQGGLQEGKSIIISGRVLPGANRFHVNLQCGSRHAADIALHFNPRYDSGAGYIVTNTYQQSRWGTEERKYQALFPTGSPFTLQILVSQASYKISVNGSHIMEYNHRIPFHMVDTIVVDGMVEVNSIAFQSPAPYFPQPSYPGVMSAGPAFQAQYAYPVGSAVPGFSPAPVYSVPYKSIISGGLRHGKNISIQGVVNSQAHRFSFNLRHRSGIALHYNPRFDENLVVRNTLMGDAWGPEERHGGMPFSKGQPFQVVISCNPHHYNVFVNGRQVHTYNHRFSKLDEIDILEISGDLSLTSVVA; encoded by the exons ATGGCATATCACCAGCAGCAACAGCCCTTCTACAATCCC AGAGTTCCTTTCAGTGGCTCTATCCAAGGAGGTTTGCAGGAGGGCAAGAGTATTATCATAAGTGGACGGGTTTTGCCAGGAGCCAACAG GTTCCATGTGAATCTCCAGTGTGGTTCCAGACATGCAGCCGATATTGCCTTGCATTTTAACCCACGCTATGACAGTGGCGCTGGGTACATAGTGACGAACACCTACCAGCAGTCTCGCTGGGGCACAGAGGAACGTAAATATCAGGCTCTGTTCCCCACCGGTAGTCCTTTTACCCTGCAGATACTGGTCAGCCAGGCCTCATACAAG ATAAGTGTCAATGGTAGCCATATCATGGAGTATAATCATCGTATCCCATTCCACATGGTGGACACAATCGTGGTGGATGGAATGGTGGAGGTTAATTCCATCGCTTTCCAAAGCCCTGCG CCCTACTTCCCTCAGCCATCTTATCCA GGTGTCATGTCTGCCGGGCCAGCATTCCAG GCACAGTATGCTTATCCTGTGGGAAGTGCT GTACCTGGATTTTCCCCTGCACCTGTCTAT AGTGTTCCTTACAAAAGTATCATCAGTGGTGGATTACGGCATGGCAAAAACATTTCCATCCAAGGAGTGGTGAACTCTCAGGCTCACAG GTTCTCTTTTAACCTGCGTCACAGATCTGGCATTGCCTTACACTATAACCCTCGCTTTGATGAGAATCTGGTAGTGCGTAACACCCTAATGGGTGATGCGTGGGGCCCAGAGGAGCGCCACGGAGGCATGCCGTTTAGCAAGGGACAGCCCTTTCAG GTGGTCATCTCTTGCAATCCCCACCATTACAATGTGTTTGTCAATGGCAGGCAAGTGCATACATACAACCACCGCTTCAGCAAATTGGACGAGATTGATATTCTGGAAATTTCTGGTGACCTGAGCTTGACCTCTGTAGTGGCTTAG